Genomic DNA from Deinococcota bacterium:
ACTATGGGAGCTGTCAAATAAAGGAGGAACCATGGTAAAACTTATCGCTCTACTCAAACGTAAATCCGGCATCAGCCAAGAGGAATTTGCCAGGAGGTGGTTACAACAGCATACCAAAATCTCTACACAACTACCGGGGTTGCTTGAATACCGTATCAACATAGCTACGAGCAGACAAGAGGCGGGCAAAAATGAACCTCTTTTTGACGGCACGGCGGAACTCTGGTGGGAGAGCATAGA
This window encodes:
- a CDS encoding EthD family reductase: MVKLIALLKRKSGISQEEFARRWLQQHTKISTQLPGLLEYRINIATSRQEAGKNEPLFDGTAELWWESI